From the Musa acuminata AAA Group cultivar baxijiao chromosome BXJ1-2, Cavendish_Baxijiao_AAA, whole genome shotgun sequence genome, one window contains:
- the LOC135595828 gene encoding uncharacterized protein LOC135595828 isoform X1, with protein sequence MEQGEPALVPQWYKLANGNTSNTALRTSSSIRFDENGVGLGSRNRLLRDQDRNLRRSLSSNGSVIHDKGSSGKSQAYSSFRRSRDRNLEKDFDLFDRENRSVLVDNEFDHLDSLIGIRGEKDALRRLQSMVAGRQVDSWSKRLGSNANGNAPFGGSVIGSFSKTCFEKDFPSLQAEGRQGLSDASGVSTPGLRTAVQSLPFSSPFIIGTSALAEVPVKVETNGNVLSPVAQVAPISQASATGSTMTGLNMAEALAQLSVDTQRIEELTLKKCKQLIPMTPLMPKALSCNSSEKTKSKLAIGGDYSSPTKVGQRLHVNLTVGTLARSDIAKTSQTGNFQVLNREKKNVSPAAKDSSNVDKPMNPIGVAPSAVVLPLKSPTDQNLKVDKNGALSHTSFGERKLLTHVQNRNDFFNLLRKKSSSSSRAILEPTSVDLTSKLDKSEEDNLQITSPTTMENNNLSLVSDLDCSTEIRNCTNGDFCASDESKRFSTNNGETNGCTDIVVDPEEEAFLQSLGWDKNAWEEALTKEEIEAFLKKVTLKHIFFTFLNRQASVSCCKLASDAAFCNAYVYNKVVVK encoded by the exons ATGGAGCAAGGTGAGCCAGCATTGGTTCCACAGTGGTATAAATTAGCAAACGGGAACACATCCAACACTGCCCTGCGAACCAGCTCTTCCATACGATTTG ATGAAAACGGTGTAGGACTTGGCTCGAGAAATAGATTACTCAGAGACCAAGATAGGAACTTGCGGAGGAGTTTGAGCTCTAATGGTTCTGTGATTCATGATAAAGGTAGCTCTGGTAAATCCCAGGCTTACAGTAGTTTTCGAAGATCTCGTGATAGAAACCTGGAGAAGGATTTTGATTTATTTGATAGGGAAAACAGGTCAGTTTTGGTTGACAATGAATTCGACCATCTTGATTCACTTATTGGAATTAGgggtgaaaaggatgccttaagaCGCTTGCAGTCCATGGTAGCAGGAAGGCAAGTTGACTCGTGGTCTAAAAGACTTGGAAGTAATGCAAATGGCAATGCTCCGTTTGGGGGAAGTGTAATAGGAAGTTTTAGCAAAACCTGCTTCGAGAAAGACTTTCCATCCCTTCAAGCTGAGGGAAGGCAGGGCCTTTCAGATGCAAGTGGTGTATCAACCCCTGGTCTTAGAACTGCTGTTCAGAGTCTGCCCTTTAGTTCTCCTTTTATAATTGGAACATCTGCTCTGGCAGAAGTACCAGTAAAAGTTGAAACTAATGGTAATGTACTCTCTCCCGTTGCACAAGTTGCTCCCATTAGTCAGGCATCTGCAACAGGAAGCACTATGACCGGATTAAACATGGCAGAGGCACTCGCTCAG TTATCTGTTGACACTCAGAGGATCGAGGAGCTTACGTTAAAGAAGTGCAAGCAGCTAATACCCATGACACCTTTGATGCCTAAGGCCTTG AGTTGCAACTCATCAGAAAAGACAAAGTCAAAACTTGCAATTGGTGGAGATTATAGTTCTCCCACTAAGGTTGGCCAGCGGTTGCATGTGAACCTTACTGTTGGCACATTGGCTAGATCTGACATTGCAAAGACATCTCAAACAGGAAATTTTCAAGTTCTTAACCGAGAGAAGAAAAACGTCTCCCCTGCTGCTAAAGATAGCTCAAATGTTGACAAACCTATGAACCCCATTGGCGTTGCTCCATCTGCCGTGGTCCTTCCTTTGAAGAGTCCAACTGACCAGAATCTTAAAGTTGATAAGAATGGTGCCTTATCTCATACCTCCTTTGGGGAAAGAAAACTCCTTACCCATGTTCAGAATAGGAATGATTTCTTCAATTTACTAAGGAAAAAATCATCTAGTAGTTCAAGGGCTATTCTAGAGCCAACCTCTGTTGACCTGACATCAAAATTGGATAAGTCGGAAGAAGACAACCTGCAAATCACTTCCCCCACCACCATGGAAAATAACAACCTCTCATTGGTATCTGACTTGGATTGCTCGACGGAGATCAGAAATTGTACGAATGGAGATTTTTGTGCCTCTGATGAGTCCAAGAGATTTTCGACTAACAATGGAGAAACTAATGGTTGTACGGACATTGTTGTCGATCCAGAAGAAGAAGCGTTCTTACAGTCGCTTGGATGGGATAAAAATGCATGGGAGGAAGCTCTGACCAAGGAGGAGATTGAAGCCTTCCTTAAGAAG GTAacattgaagcacatatttttcaCATTTTTGAACCGCCAGGCAAGCGTGTCTTGTTGTAAGCTTGCTTCTGATGCCGCCTTCTGTAATGCTTACGTATATAATAAGGTTGTGGTAAAATGA
- the LOC135595828 gene encoding uncharacterized protein LOC135595828 isoform X2, with protein sequence MEQGEPALVPQWYKLANGNTSNTALRTSSSIRFDENGVGLGSRNRLLRDQDRNLRRSLSSNGSVIHDKGSSGKSQAYSSFRRSRDRNLEKDFDLFDRENRSVLVDNEFDHLDSLIGIRGEKDALRRLQSMVAGRQVDSWSKRLGSNANGNAPFGGSVIGSFSKTCFEKDFPSLQAEGRQGLSDASGVSTPGLRTAVQSLPFSSPFIIGTSALAEVPVKVETNGNVLSPVAQVAPISQASATGSTMTGLNMAEALAQLSVDTQRIEELTLKKCKQLIPMTPLMPKALSCNSSEKTKSKLAIGGDYSSPTKVGQRLHVNLTVGTLARSDIAKTSQTGNFQVLNREKKNVSPAAKDSSNVDKPMNPIGVAPSAVVLPLKSPTDQNLKVDKNGALSHTSFGERKLLTHVQNRNDFFNLLRKKSSSSSRAILEPTSVDLTSKLDKSEEDNLQITSPTTMENNNLSLVSDLDCSTEIRNCTNGDFCASDESKRFSTNNGETNGCTDIVVDPEEEAFLQSLGWDKNAWEEALTKEEIEAFLKKHPILVPTRNRDH encoded by the exons ATGGAGCAAGGTGAGCCAGCATTGGTTCCACAGTGGTATAAATTAGCAAACGGGAACACATCCAACACTGCCCTGCGAACCAGCTCTTCCATACGATTTG ATGAAAACGGTGTAGGACTTGGCTCGAGAAATAGATTACTCAGAGACCAAGATAGGAACTTGCGGAGGAGTTTGAGCTCTAATGGTTCTGTGATTCATGATAAAGGTAGCTCTGGTAAATCCCAGGCTTACAGTAGTTTTCGAAGATCTCGTGATAGAAACCTGGAGAAGGATTTTGATTTATTTGATAGGGAAAACAGGTCAGTTTTGGTTGACAATGAATTCGACCATCTTGATTCACTTATTGGAATTAGgggtgaaaaggatgccttaagaCGCTTGCAGTCCATGGTAGCAGGAAGGCAAGTTGACTCGTGGTCTAAAAGACTTGGAAGTAATGCAAATGGCAATGCTCCGTTTGGGGGAAGTGTAATAGGAAGTTTTAGCAAAACCTGCTTCGAGAAAGACTTTCCATCCCTTCAAGCTGAGGGAAGGCAGGGCCTTTCAGATGCAAGTGGTGTATCAACCCCTGGTCTTAGAACTGCTGTTCAGAGTCTGCCCTTTAGTTCTCCTTTTATAATTGGAACATCTGCTCTGGCAGAAGTACCAGTAAAAGTTGAAACTAATGGTAATGTACTCTCTCCCGTTGCACAAGTTGCTCCCATTAGTCAGGCATCTGCAACAGGAAGCACTATGACCGGATTAAACATGGCAGAGGCACTCGCTCAG TTATCTGTTGACACTCAGAGGATCGAGGAGCTTACGTTAAAGAAGTGCAAGCAGCTAATACCCATGACACCTTTGATGCCTAAGGCCTTG AGTTGCAACTCATCAGAAAAGACAAAGTCAAAACTTGCAATTGGTGGAGATTATAGTTCTCCCACTAAGGTTGGCCAGCGGTTGCATGTGAACCTTACTGTTGGCACATTGGCTAGATCTGACATTGCAAAGACATCTCAAACAGGAAATTTTCAAGTTCTTAACCGAGAGAAGAAAAACGTCTCCCCTGCTGCTAAAGATAGCTCAAATGTTGACAAACCTATGAACCCCATTGGCGTTGCTCCATCTGCCGTGGTCCTTCCTTTGAAGAGTCCAACTGACCAGAATCTTAAAGTTGATAAGAATGGTGCCTTATCTCATACCTCCTTTGGGGAAAGAAAACTCCTTACCCATGTTCAGAATAGGAATGATTTCTTCAATTTACTAAGGAAAAAATCATCTAGTAGTTCAAGGGCTATTCTAGAGCCAACCTCTGTTGACCTGACATCAAAATTGGATAAGTCGGAAGAAGACAACCTGCAAATCACTTCCCCCACCACCATGGAAAATAACAACCTCTCATTGGTATCTGACTTGGATTGCTCGACGGAGATCAGAAATTGTACGAATGGAGATTTTTGTGCCTCTGATGAGTCCAAGAGATTTTCGACTAACAATGGAGAAACTAATGGTTGTACGGACATTGTTGTCGATCCAGAAGAAGAAGCGTTCTTACAGTCGCTTGGATGGGATAAAAATGCATGGGAGGAAGCTCTGACCAAGGAGGAGATTGAAGCCTTCCTTAAGAAG CATCCTATTCTCGTACCTACGAGAAACAGAGACCATTGA